The Lathyrus oleraceus cultivar Zhongwan6 chromosome 5, CAAS_Psat_ZW6_1.0, whole genome shotgun sequence genome includes the window gcctcggttgtagaatcaacaactgtatcttgctttgaacttttccaactcacaacGCCATtgtttaagcaaaacacataaccagattgcgatctaaagtcatccttatctgtctggaagctagcatcggtgtatccaattacagtCAACTCTTCCcgacctccatatatcaagaatgagtccttagtccttctcaaatacttaaggatattcttgacagctacccaatgagcatcaccaggatcagattggtacctactcattacacttaaagcatacgagacatctggtcgagtacataacatggcatacatgatagatcctattgcagatgcatatggaatcttattcatgtgatccctttcttccttagttgaagaggattatgtttttgatagacacatgccatgttgcataggtatgaatcctttcttggaatcatgcatattaaagcgtctcatcactttgtctatgtacgtactctgacttaggccaagcagtttttgtgatctatctctatagattctgattcctaatatataggctgcttcacctaggtccttcataaaaaagcatttccccaaccaagactttacttgttgcagggtagggacatcatttccaatgagtaatatgtcatctacatataataccgGGAAAATtatcatgctcccactaaccttcttgtagacacaaggctcatcttcgttcttgatgaatccatattgttttactatttcattaaaacgaagattccagcttctggaagcttgcttcaatccatagattgatctttgtaacttatatatcttttgggcttcttctggtatgtcaaatccttcaggttgtgtcatgtacacatcctcaagaagattcctattaaggaaagcagttttgacatccatctgccatatttcataatcatgatatgcagcgatagcaagtaaaatccgaacagatttaagcattgcaactggtgaaaaggtttcatcatagtcaaccccatgaatttgtttatatccttttgcaaccagtcttgccttataggtagGGGTGGCAAAACAAGCTCGGCCCActgggcatgcccgttttgcctgcacttttgtgcggggcgggccaaggatttaggccctcaccctcaaatgtgttcgccccgccccgccccttttttttcgcgggcttttgcgggcacgtgtatttacatatttttttgcatttttaggcttaaagagtgcagtgcccgcgggctttccccgacccaccctcacttttttgcggggcgggtctaagttttaggcccacatcctcaactatgacagccccgccccgccccgtttttttgcggacttttgcggggcgggcctaaacggggcgggcatgcccgtttgccacccctacttataggtatgtaccttactatccatgtcagtcttctttttgaagacccacttgcatcctatagggttaacttctacaggaggctctaccaaggtccaaacttggtttgtgtacatggaatccatttcagatttcatggcttctagccacttctcagactcgggaccagtatggcctcttggtaggtcacaggctcatcttgatccatgagtaatacatcatcttgataagttatgagatatccatatctctcaggtaggtgacgtatcctgcttgacctacgatggtcttgttctacttgagtaggttgctcttccacaactacttgtgtttcctgctctaattcctccataggtgtatcaatgctttgtgattcttgaatttattcaagctctactttcctcccactgattcctttggaaataaaatccttttctaggaaaactccagttcgagcgacaaacactttgctctcataaggattgtagaagtaataccctcttgtttctttaggataccccacaaataagcaattgtcatatttgggctcaagcttagttgaaatttgtcgtttcacataaacttcgcaaccccaaatcttcatgtaagacatatgtggtttcttaccactccatatctcatatggtgtcttttcaacctttttggatggaacatggttaaaTGTGTAAGCTGGTGTCAATAGTGTAAGAACAAAATTGGTTCTATAATAAAattctaagattttgatgataaaaaaggatgaaaccaaaaatggcactataacgagattttttcttagtatgcaggactctgaacagcaacgAAGGACTCCGATCTCTTATCAGATACAAACACTTGTCAGATACAAAGTGCTAGAAGATCAGACGCTGCTAAAGAAGAAGTACGTCCAAGAAGTTCTGTCTCTGATCAAAGAAAGACAGtaaaaagaaccagaagctctaacaACTACTGGTCTTAGTATCTGATGATCAagaagactagtactctgagaagctctgatgtaTTCAGACGTGATCTCCCTCTTAAGAATGACCCCGATACAACAAGACTCTGATGAATTTTCATCAAgtccagaaagagtaacggaaaaaattctcactatggaaaggaagtattttaagaaagaagttaatcagggagacaaaatggttatagcaagaaacacagaagtaatgacattaaaTGCTCATCAAAGcccaagattctgtcatcactccagtggtccttctcactactatataaaggacagtcTACCTCACTGAGAGACACAACAATAACGCACAGAAAAatcattcatattctctctcatttttcacgagttgctgctcttacgtgaaaaactcttgctccaatactttgctgtaatacttgcttactcttagaagcactttacattacaaaTCTTTTGAtaaattgtttttgttcctcaagtgactttgtgcagtctgtatacttgagagggctaagagattattctcttagacgattggttgtgtaatctttcaagatatgtggattaagtcctttttgaaggcgaaatcaccttggtcgggtggactagagtaactttgttttctaagcgaaccagtataaaattctgtgtgttcttatttcTGAAAAAGcatttattttttttaaaactattcaaacccccctttcttgtttttctcaccttcagttggtatcagagcttcgactctgttattgattttctaatcaaacacttaacagtgtagagagatccataacgagaaaaactatggccaacaccaatgaaagagattattacaatgttaaacctccagtctttgatggagagaaattcgattattggaaagacataattgaaagtttctttctgggctatgacgctgatctctgggacattgtcacaatTGGTTACATACCacctgtaacagatgctggagttgccactcccagaagcaaaatgtcagatgatcagaagcgtgaattcaagaatcatcaGAAAGCCAGAAtgatacttctcaatgccatttcctacaatgagtatgaaaaaaaatcaccaacagggaaacaactaaagaaatacttgactccctgaggatgactcacgaaggaaactctcaagtcaaagaaacaaaggctctggctctaatccagaaatatgaagccttcaaaatggaggacgataaagctatagaggtaatgttttctagattccaaaccTTAATTGTAGGACtcaaagtgctagataaaggatatacaactgcggATCACGTCAAGAAGATcgtcagaagcttgccaaagaaatggagacccatggtcacaaccctaaaactatcaaaggatctgaacaacatcagccttgaagaactcgtcagttcactaagaagtcacgagatagaactggaggaagatgagcctcagaagaagatcaagtctgtagcactaaagtccagatcagaaaggcgcaagtctgatagaaacaaagccttccaggatgaagaagaagacattgatgactctgaaaaggaagattctgacaatgaggaagaattatccctttcaaccagaagagtaaaacaactctggagaaaaaggaataataacttcagaaaaccaagatccaaaggagatcgatcagaaccaacttcaaaaggtaaatctaacaaagatgtaacttattatgaatgtaaagaaataggtcattacagaaacgaatgtcccaagttgaagaaagaaagctccagaaaagagaacttcaagaaaaattccttcagaaccaaaaagggactgatggctacctgagacgacagtggatctgactcatcagaatcagactctgatgagcgggaaaatgtggcactcatggctaccacctccaagaatacttcagatggagaatctgaatccgaagaggtattttctgatctttctcgatctgacctagaatcatgcctatctgaaactctaaactcatatcagaaacttaaacaaaaatttaaagctgtaaAAGAGGTGCTTGAAGAAACTCTagaagaatgtggtaaacttgagataacagtttcagacctaaaagatgaaaacagaactttgacattagaaagagattccacaaataaacaatgtttaaaacttgaagaagcgttatctcaagcaccacaaactacaaacacagtaatttatgaatatgaaaaatcttttcaaaagtttctgaagaataggatagagagaagcagaatggaatccatgatttatggggtcagtTAGAACActagaagaggaattgggtatgatcccaatgaagataaaacttctactaatgaccaacctaaatctccattttcctatcactatacacatacacaagcacaacgctttgataatgctagaaaacctaaagtgttaagaaactctgggaaaactaatcacaaaggacccaaaagattctgggtaccaaaggataagattgttttCTGCCCTTAGTGGCAATGTTGAACTTCCATTAGAAGATCATTGTCGCCCTTACTGGAAATGTTAGTGATGGACTTCCATGAGTTGATCCTTGCTGCCCTATAAGGAAATTTTATGTAAGAACCCTCACTTAAGGATCTTAGTCTAAATAAACTCAAGAAATGCTTGAGAGACTCCAATTAAAGTCTCGCATAAGAGACTCAACTTAAAGGCGTGAACACTGCCAAAGGCGTCAAAGTCTCGCCTAAGAAATTTATTAATCAAGAAACAATAAGATAAATAAATAAGTAAACACATCGTCAAAGGCATGAACATTATCATCAAAAGACCTCTTAGGGAGATGTAACAGAAACCCTCAAGCGAGGAAATGAATTAAATAGAGACAAAGGCAAGCTGCTAAGAGTTGGACAAACTCAACTTAAAGTCTTTCCTGAGGGACTCCAGTTAAAGTCTCTCCTAAGAGACTCAAGTTAAAGTCTCGCATgagggactcaacttaaagtctcACGTGGGAAACCTAAGTTAAATCACTTCGCCCTTTACAAGACCTAATGCTTAAGAAACTGTGTATTAGGATAATTCTATTTTGCCTAAGAGAGTGTAAACCAAAGGAGGGAAATGAAAAGTAGAACGTCACGCTGTCCGAAGTGGAGGTTGTAGTCACCTATTAGTCACAACTCACGTCCATTGGTTATAGTACTTTGATCTTTGGTCGTATTAGTTACTCTTTATTAATGATGAGTTGGGTCAATTAAATCATATGTTATCATGAGAGAAATGTATTTGGAAACTTAAATGATGATAATAAATGATAATAAGAAGAACAAAAACAAAAGAATATGTAAGCCACTAACCTTTCTTTGGGTAAGAATTTGTAAATGAGTAGGTGGTGTTAAGATAAAAAAAAAACTTAAGAAAGAAAGAAATGATTGCGTATATAATTCAGAAAGAAAGAGAAGTTTAAATATTATATTCCATTTGTCTATATAAATAAGTTCAACATTAAATATTTGAGAGTGTAGAATGTGAAACATGTTATATAAAAAAACATGTTATATAAAATAAAGTGTGGAGTTCATAAAAATTACAATGTCTATGGTAAGATTGACGGAGTTCATAAAAATTACAATGCCTATGGTAAGATTGACTTTCAATTGTGATACCTATTTcattaaaaaaaacataattattattattttaacTTCCAATTTTATTGGTTTTTATGAGGTTGTCTAGTTTTTTTTCCCAGTTCCATTTAAGGTGTATTTTAAGTGTCTCTTGGATCGAACATATGTCTGGTTCTCAGTTCAAAGAGTTGAAGCGGCCattcaattcaatttcaattATTACGATAAAAGTCTTTTAGTAAAATAACAAAtgtacacacacacacacatacacacacacgcgcgcgcgCGCACACAAACATGCTTATAAACTTTTTAAATGGTAGAATTACACCAGGGATCCATTAAGTTATTTAATTATAATAGGTTGGTCCTTTAATTTTTTTTGCTACAAGTTAGTCCCTTAAGTTACATAACGTCTACAACGTTGCCTTTTTTTAAAATTTTCGTCTCAAAAATGCATATTTGGCATTAACGTTGATGAGATTGTTCTAACGTTACTGAGGTGGTTGCAACTTTGATGACATGTATTTGTTTTAATTTAACTTTAACTAATTAAACAAAGATATTGTTTTAAACTGCATCCCTAAACGTGAAATCCCTAAATCCCAAACTGAGAAAGGGAAGGAGCGGCGAAGAACACGACCATAAAAAATCCCAAACGCAACCAATAACAAGACTTTAAACAAGGCAACCTGAAAAATTCCAAACACAACCAACCCAATATGAACAATCCCAAACACAACCAACCCAACCAATACAAGTTCAAACACAACCAACCCAATCAACAAAATCCCAAACACAACCAACTCCAAAGAGTTCAAACTAGGTTATCACCAAGAAGAACCCAACACACAAATTCACAATCCAAAATACAACCAACCACAAGACTTCAAAAGCAAGGCTATCACCAAGAAGAACTCAAACCCAAAATTCAGAATCCCAAACACAACCAACAACAAGACTTCAAACAGGGCTATCATGAAGAAGAATCCAAAACCAAATTGAATAAGGCCAAACACAACCAACTCCTAGACTCCAAACAAGGGTATCACTACGAAGAGGCACTACATTATTTAAGGGACTAACTGCAGGATTTCAGTCACCAAGAAGAACCACACCTAAGCTACCCATAAAGAGAAAAAACAATTAGGATGTTGTTTGTTATATTTTTATGAATTAGGATCAAGTGTTTTGGATGATGTTTTTGTATTTATGATATTATGTTGTTGACTTAGAAATATGTATTTTGGATGATGATTATGTATTTTGGATGCTACTATGTATTTTGGATGATGATTATGTATTTTGGATGCTACTATGTATTTTGGATGAATATTTTATGTATTTTGTTTGGTTTAATGAAGAATATTAAAGCCTTATCACTCTTTTGGTTAATTGATCGTTTATGTTTAATCAAGGAATCTTGTGATATTATGCCCAATTTTCAAGTCCATTGTTTTTATAGTAAACTGAGTTGTAACACACAGTTCATTGAGGTCTCATTTAGTGTAACAAATAAATCATTTTAAGTCTTCTTTAGTGTGACAAATATGTCCTTACCGCAATATAAAATTGGACGAAATCTAACAACATCAAATTGGACACAAACATATCCTTTAAAAGTGCTTACTTCAACATCAAATTAGGCACAAACTAAACATCATCATTGAAAAAGTCATTACTGCATAACATTAACCATTGTCTTACAACACTAACATCAATATTAATCATAATCACCACTTATTTATCAAAATACACATCAACACCACCAAAATTATAACTAAAAACATTATGACAAAGACTAAcatgttcaacatgttcaacaTGTTCTTCATCATCTCCTTAGTTTATTTGTCATCTCCATGGATCTTCTTATCATCTCCATGGATCTTCTTAATGACACTTTTAAGTGTGTTAATTTGTACATAATTTTCCTCACATTTTGAACATCTTAAAGATTGAGACGGTTGCATTTCTGATTGCCCTTCATCATTGCACTCTTTTTCAAACCACTCAAAATAGTTGCAGCCACAATTATAACATTCACTTTGTTAACATATAACAGTTAGTACCTTCAAAAAAGACATGGAAGAAGATAGTAGTAAACGTACCACAAAGTATATGTAGTCCCAAAAGAGTTTCTCAAAGTTTTGTACTTTCTTCCTAACGGTTTGTATCACTTCTTTGGCTCCACAAGGACATCTTGGCACAATTTCTCCATGAATTGCACTCGAAATGAAGGAATGACAGTTCTGATTTTGTGAATTTGACCCATTTGTACCGTATAAAGCCGTTCTTGGAGAATGGTGACGATGAATTCGATCGGGAGGAGATGAATACAGTTATAGGGATTTGATGGAGAAGAAAGTGATTTTgtttaattaaataaatttaaattaaaaacaaTTAGATATCATCAACGTTATAGCcatttatttttcaaaaaagttaaatttaaatttaaagtACATTTCAAAgtaaatttaaattaaaaacaattaaaaagaTTTTCGTAGTTTCTTTTTGcttatttatttttcaaagttaaataaataacatccggtcaaaataaaaaaaaaaaatgaatacTTAACAAACAACATTGGCTTTCCTAGTTTCCTTCCTCGAAAgcgaaaaaaaagaaaagaatatcCGCATATATAGAAATATAGTCCAAATGGTGAATGCACATTGGTTGCTTAAAACACTTAACAAACCCATTCAACAAACCCATTCCAAGTCGGTATCTACTTTAAAATTTTCTCACTTCTTCTATCTTATTTTctaattaattatttaaaaataaatcaataataaaaacaaaaattagaGCTTAGGTTCCGAGTTCCGCTATAAATACTCCCGAAAATCACAGCCCAGAGTTTCAAGCCCCAAACATCCAGTGGCGAAAGAACACACTTCTTCGCTTCTCACACGCTTCTATCTCTTTCTAGAATATTCTAATATTCTTTTCTCTTTTCATTCAACTCACTGAGTGACAAAAGCGAGTCATGGAATCTAAACCCAAAAACATCAAGCTTCTTTGTAGCTACGGTGGCAAGATCCTCCCTCGATCAACCGATGGTGAACTCCGTTACGTAGGCGGTCACACCAGAGTTCTTGCTGTCGATCGTTCAATTTCGTTTTCAGGTTCGTCTCTAAATATTCTTTTTCACTCTCGAATTTCACTCAATTTGTTCCGCTCTTCGTATTTATCGATTATTCGCGTTGTTTTTCAGAATTGATGGAGAAGCTTCGAGAATTCTGTGGTTCATCTGTGAAATTAAGGTGTCAGTTACCAAAAGGAGACTTGGAAACGTTGATATCCATCACCAACGACGAAGATTTGGCTCAAATAACCGATGAATACGATCGTGCCTCGTTGAAATTAACTTACCCATTGAAGATCAGAGCCGTTCTTTCTCCGCCAAAATCGCTCTTGAAAGTTTCTCCCGATCTGTCGTCTTCGTCGTCAAGTGCTAGTCGTTCTCCGTACAGATCACCTTATACTTCATCTGAGTCTCCACCGTACGCGGCGGCGTATCGATTCGGACGTTCGCCACGGGCGCCGGTAGGGTATTCTTTCGGCGCCAGGAATGGATCGGCGAAAGCTTATTGCTATACGGGCCAGTTCGAGAGAGGCCCAAGGCCCTTGTACTATGGGCCTCGTTTTAGTAATTACTGCCATTAAGGAGAAAGCCCATATTTTATtgataaataatattttaattacAGTAAATACATGAATAAAAAACATATTCAACCAAGGATCTAGAACAAAACTTTAAATTTTTGAGATGTGAAATACGAGAATTTTGTTCGTATAAATTTTGAGATGTTGATGAGGTTCTAATTTTGATTTGAGCCTTAATTTTTTTTGTTGGATGgactttttttttcaaacttGAGATCCGTTATCTGCCGTCTGATTCGGTCACAATTTTTGCGACGTGTCATCTGCATGTCGCTTTTGATGGTATTGATTCTGTCTTCAAAAGTCCGTTAACGTTTCTTGCGGTCAATTTGTACATCACGTGACTTATTTATGTTATACGATTATTAATTGAGCTAGCTACCATTTAATTTTTTTGGTCAATTTAgaaatattctttttttttctttttgactaggattattctttcttttcttttttttttattcaacattattcttttttttaactcaaagattattattattattatttttttaaagatGGGGTTATTCTTTTTTATTGAATTAATCCTTATATGCGTCATctgtatttttttttgtttttttttgtttcaATTTGCAGGTCAATAATTGGAGGAATGAAACACGGTGCCGTAAGTTGTGGGAATTGAGAAGAGGACAAAACGTTTGAGTCT containing:
- the LOC127083697 gene encoding uncharacterized protein LOC127083697, which codes for MESKPKNIKLLCSYGGKILPRSTDGELRYVGGHTRVLAVDRSISFSELMEKLREFCGSSVKLRCQLPKGDLETLISITNDEDLAQITDEYDRASLKLTYPLKIRAVLSPPKSLLKVSPDLSSSSSSASRSPYRSPYTSSESPPYAAAYRFGRSPRAPVGYSFGARNGSAKAYCYTGQFERGPRPLYYGPRFSNYCH